From a region of the Parus major isolate Abel chromosome 6, Parus_major1.1, whole genome shotgun sequence genome:
- the FAM204A gene encoding protein FAM204A isoform X1, translated as MWSGLLPPGLNESDVDLSSDDGDESPDSCSKQEAKEDTERVQGTGQESNASSEPIVPVTDEESESQTCPPGVSVNIWNKFVELQKKHREMKMQVKEENRCRKRKRRRKAKQRKTDEVAKSSQQLENEDKWKELTQYFGINDRFESPLNSRAPQKSGLELSIEKCVAEGDITRAEELSDRLAIRELGVKIAKAAACRNFVKAKQEAEAAQEAQKKKKLAWGFEAKKRWETKSNMGYM; from the exons ATGTGGAGTGGGCTGTTACCTCCAGGACTGAATGAAAGTGATGTTGATCTGAGTTCTGATGATGGAGACGAATCGCCTGATTCCTGTTCAAAGcaagaagcaaaagaagataCTGAAAGAGTTCAGGGGACTGGGCAGGAAAGTAATGCCAGCAGTGAACCTATTGTACCAGTGACAGATGAAGAAAGTGAATCTCAAACGTGCCCTCCTGGAGTTTCTGTAAATATCTGGAAT AAATTTGTGGAGCTTCAGAAGAAACACCgtgaaatgaaaatgcaagtaaaagaggaaaacagatgCCGGAAAAGAAAGCGCCGCCgaaaag caaaacagagaaagacTGATGAAGTGGCTAAGAG taGTCAGCAGTtggaaaatgaagacaaatggAAAGAACTTACACAATACTTTGGAATCAATGATAGATTTGAATCACCTTTGAACAGCAGGGCTCCACAAAAG tctGGCCTTGAACTGAGCATAGAGAAGTGTGTGGCTGAAGGTGACATTACcagggctgaggagctgagTGACAGGTTAGCCATTCGTGAG CTTGGTGTGAAAATTGCCAAAGCTGCCGCTTGCCGCAACTTTGTAAAAGCCAAGCAAGAAGCAGAGGCTGCCCAAGAagctcaaaagaaaaagaagcttgCTTGGGG ATTTGAAGCCAAGAAAAGAtgggaaacaaaaagcaacatgGGATACATGTAA
- the FAM204A gene encoding protein FAM204A isoform X2, which translates to MWSGLLPPGLNESDVDLSSDDGDESPDSCSKQEAKEDTERVQGTGQESNASSEPIVPVTDEESESQTCPPGVSVNIWNKFVELQKKHREMKMQVKEENRCRKRKRRRKAKQRKTDEVAKSQQLENEDKWKELTQYFGINDRFESPLNSRAPQKSGLELSIEKCVAEGDITRAEELSDRLAIRELGVKIAKAAACRNFVKAKQEAEAAQEAQKKKKLAWGFEAKKRWETKSNMGYM; encoded by the exons ATGTGGAGTGGGCTGTTACCTCCAGGACTGAATGAAAGTGATGTTGATCTGAGTTCTGATGATGGAGACGAATCGCCTGATTCCTGTTCAAAGcaagaagcaaaagaagataCTGAAAGAGTTCAGGGGACTGGGCAGGAAAGTAATGCCAGCAGTGAACCTATTGTACCAGTGACAGATGAAGAAAGTGAATCTCAAACGTGCCCTCCTGGAGTTTCTGTAAATATCTGGAAT AAATTTGTGGAGCTTCAGAAGAAACACCgtgaaatgaaaatgcaagtaaaagaggaaaacagatgCCGGAAAAGAAAGCGCCGCCgaaaag caaaacagagaaagacTGATGAAGTGGCTAAGAG TCAGCAGTtggaaaatgaagacaaatggAAAGAACTTACACAATACTTTGGAATCAATGATAGATTTGAATCACCTTTGAACAGCAGGGCTCCACAAAAG tctGGCCTTGAACTGAGCATAGAGAAGTGTGTGGCTGAAGGTGACATTACcagggctgaggagctgagTGACAGGTTAGCCATTCGTGAG CTTGGTGTGAAAATTGCCAAAGCTGCCGCTTGCCGCAACTTTGTAAAAGCCAAGCAAGAAGCAGAGGCTGCCCAAGAagctcaaaagaaaaagaagcttgCTTGGGG ATTTGAAGCCAAGAAAAGAtgggaaacaaaaagcaacatgGGATACATGTAA
- the FAM204A gene encoding protein FAM204A isoform X3 → MWSGLLPPGLNESDVDLSSDDGDESPDSCSKQEAKEDTERVQGTGQESNASSEPIVPVTDEESESQTCPPGVSVNIWNKFVELQKKHREMKMQVKEENRCRKRKRRRKAKQRKTDEVAKSSQQLENEDKWKELTQYFGINDRFESPLNSRAPQKSGLELSIEKCVAEGDITRAEELSDRLAIREEIVVKVTVSLKSYEKRI, encoded by the exons ATGTGGAGTGGGCTGTTACCTCCAGGACTGAATGAAAGTGATGTTGATCTGAGTTCTGATGATGGAGACGAATCGCCTGATTCCTGTTCAAAGcaagaagcaaaagaagataCTGAAAGAGTTCAGGGGACTGGGCAGGAAAGTAATGCCAGCAGTGAACCTATTGTACCAGTGACAGATGAAGAAAGTGAATCTCAAACGTGCCCTCCTGGAGTTTCTGTAAATATCTGGAAT AAATTTGTGGAGCTTCAGAAGAAACACCgtgaaatgaaaatgcaagtaaaagaggaaaacagatgCCGGAAAAGAAAGCGCCGCCgaaaag caaaacagagaaagacTGATGAAGTGGCTAAGAG taGTCAGCAGTtggaaaatgaagacaaatggAAAGAACTTACACAATACTTTGGAATCAATGATAGATTTGAATCACCTTTGAACAGCAGGGCTCCACAAAAG tctGGCCTTGAACTGAGCATAGAGAAGTGTGTGGCTGAAGGTGACATTACcagggctgaggagctgagTGACAGGTTAGCCATTCGTGAG gaaattgTTGTAAAAGTGACTGTTTCATTGAAGAGCTATGAAAAGAGGATTTGA